A genomic segment from Bradyrhizobium diazoefficiens USDA 110 encodes:
- a CDS encoding ABC transporter substrate-binding protein: protein MRWICSLRGFFAVPLILFASMAHGAEDTIKVGILHSLSGTMANSESALKDTVLMMIADQNKKGGLLGRKLEPVVADPASDWDAFTDKARELLANEKVAVVFGCWTSTSRKAVIPVFERLNGLLFYPVQHEGEESSRNVFYTGAAPSQQAIPAVRYLMSKEGGGIRRWVLLGTESDYPRMTNRILGAYLAAEGVNAEDVTTIYAPLGHSDWREIVEKIKVLGSQGKKTAVISTISGDANGHLYNELAAQQVEARKIPVMGLSVTARELRGVDVSRLVGHMAARSYFQSVTTPENDAFVKMWTDFNEQRDNITNDPMEATFIGFRMWAQAVTQAGTSDANAVRQAMYGQRIKAPSGFEVVMNTNHHLSKPAMIGKLNPDGRFDVVWRSINPIKASVWSRYIPESAKLTADWTFPWVCGGCAEPTFKEW from the coding sequence ATGAGGTGGATTTGTTCCTTGCGCGGGTTCTTTGCCGTGCCGCTCATTCTTTTTGCTTCGATGGCTCATGGCGCCGAAGACACCATTAAGGTCGGCATTCTGCACTCCCTGTCCGGGACCATGGCCAACAGCGAATCCGCGCTGAAGGACACGGTTCTGATGATGATTGCGGACCAGAACAAGAAGGGCGGGTTGCTCGGCAGAAAACTGGAGCCGGTCGTCGCCGACCCCGCTTCGGACTGGGACGCATTCACCGACAAGGCGCGCGAGTTGCTCGCGAACGAAAAGGTCGCGGTCGTGTTCGGTTGCTGGACCTCAACATCCAGAAAAGCCGTCATTCCGGTGTTCGAGCGACTGAACGGCCTGCTTTTCTATCCGGTTCAGCACGAAGGTGAGGAAAGCTCGCGGAACGTCTTCTACACCGGCGCGGCGCCGAGCCAGCAGGCGATTCCGGCCGTTCGCTACTTGATGAGCAAGGAGGGAGGCGGTATTCGCCGCTGGGTCCTCCTCGGAACCGAAAGCGACTATCCGCGCATGACCAACCGGATCCTCGGCGCATACCTCGCCGCGGAAGGCGTGAATGCCGAGGACGTCACCACGATCTATGCGCCGCTTGGCCATTCGGACTGGCGCGAGATCGTCGAGAAGATCAAGGTCCTTGGCTCACAGGGTAAAAAGACCGCCGTGATTTCAACCATCAGCGGAGATGCTAACGGCCATCTGTACAACGAATTGGCGGCCCAGCAGGTTGAGGCCCGCAAGATTCCTGTCATGGGGCTCTCCGTTACAGCACGAGAATTGCGAGGTGTAGACGTCAGCCGGCTTGTTGGGCACATGGCGGCGCGGAGCTACTTCCAGTCGGTCACGACGCCGGAGAACGACGCATTCGTCAAGATGTGGACCGACTTCAACGAGCAGCGCGACAACATCACGAACGATCCGATGGAGGCGACCTTCATCGGCTTCCGGATGTGGGCGCAGGCCGTCACTCAGGCAGGTACATCAGACGCGAATGCGGTCCGTCAGGCTATGTACGGTCAGAGGATCAAGGCGCCGAGCGGTTTTGAGGTGGTGATGAATACCAATCATCATCTTTCCAAGCCCGCGATGATCGGCAAGCTCAATCCGGATGGCAGGTTCGACGTGGTCTGGCGCTCGATCAACCCGATCAAGGCTTCGGTCTGGAGCCGCTACATTCCAGAGAGCGCAAAGCTTACCGCCGACTGGACATTTCCGTGGGTATGCGGCGGGTGCGCCGAGCCGACATTCAAGGAATGGTGA
- a CDS encoding IS110 family transposase has product MSQTPSTAIAVIGIDIGKNSFHVVGHDTRGAIVLRQKWSRGQVEARLANMQPCLIGMEACVGAHHLSRKLASLGHDARLMPAKYVRPYSKGPKNDFNDAEAIAEAVQRPTMKFVATKTAEQLDLQALHRVRERLVSQRTGIINQIRAFMLERGIAVRQGIGFLRTELPTILATRTDALSPRMLRVIEELAGDWRRLDQRIDSLSGEIEALARQDQACSRLMTVPGIGPIISSAMVAAIGTGDVFSKGRDFGAWLGLVPKQISTGDRTILGKISRRGNRYLRVLFVQAAWVVLVRIKNWERYGLRSWIEAAKKRLHHNVLAIALANKLARIAWAVLAKGRAFELTRTNDADVQSA; this is encoded by the coding sequence ATGTCCCAGACACCCAGTACTGCGATCGCCGTGATCGGCATCGATATCGGCAAAAACTCGTTCCACGTCGTGGGCCACGATACGCGCGGCGCCATCGTGCTGCGGCAAAAGTGGTCGCGTGGCCAGGTGGAGGCGCGGCTCGCCAATATGCAGCCTTGCCTGATCGGCATGGAAGCCTGCGTCGGCGCACATCATTTGAGCCGCAAACTCGCATCGCTAGGTCACGATGCCAGGTTGATGCCGGCCAAATATGTCCGCCCTTATAGCAAAGGACCGAAGAACGACTTCAATGATGCCGAAGCGATTGCCGAAGCCGTGCAACGCCCGACGATGAAGTTCGTGGCGACCAAGACCGCGGAGCAACTGGATCTGCAGGCGCTGCATCGGGTGCGCGAGCGGCTGGTGTCGCAACGCACCGGCATCATCAACCAGATTCGCGCCTTCATGCTGGAACGCGGGATCGCGGTGCGCCAGGGTATCGGCTTCCTGCGCACAGAACTGCCCACCATCCTTGCCACGCGCACCGATGCCCTGTCGCCACGCATGTTGCGTGTCATCGAGGAGTTGGCAGGCGACTGGCGCCGGCTGGATCAGCGCATCGATAGCCTCTCCGGCGAGATCGAAGCACTGGCCCGTCAAGATCAGGCATGTTCGCGCCTGATGACGGTGCCTGGCATCGGGCCGATCATTTCGAGCGCCATGGTAGCCGCGATCGGCACTGGAGACGTCTTCTCCAAAGGCCGTGACTTCGGCGCCTGGCTCGGACTGGTGCCCAAGCAGATCTCGACGGGAGACCGCACGATCCTCGGCAAAATCTCAAGGCGCGGCAATCGCTACCTGCGCGTTCTGTTCGTGCAGGCGGCATGGGTGGTGCTGGTCAGGATCAAGAACTGGGAACGTTACGGACTCAGATCCTGGATCGAAGCCGCCAAGAAGCGATTGCACCACAACGTGCTAGCGATCGCACTCGC